From Nicotiana tabacum cultivar K326 chromosome 22, ASM71507v2, whole genome shotgun sequence, one genomic window encodes:
- the LOC142161747 gene encoding protein disulfide-isomerase-like, with protein sequence MAIRLWISLFLCVYALIGSLSYASESEEKECGHCKKLAPEYEKAAQILSQNDPPVILAKVDANEEQNKILASEFDIKGFPTIKILRYGGSVVQDYKGPREADGIVSYLKKQSGPASTEIKSADDVTDVNKIIIVGVFPEFSGEKYENFTALAERLRSDYEFAHTLDAKLLPRGDSSVSGPVVRLFKPFDELFVDFQEFDVDTLAKLVEAASIPTVTLFNKDPNNHPFVIKFFNSPNAKVVSLVLRFGATMFANRRYELFLYNDNYHEQR encoded by the exons ATGGCGATTAGGTTATGGATTTCCTTATTCCTCTGCGTTTACGCCTTGATAGGATCGCTTTCTTATGCTTCTGAGAGCGAAGAGAAGGA GTGTGGTCATTGCAAGAAACTTGCTCCTGAG TATGAGAAAGCAGCACAAATTTTAAGTCAGAATGATCCACCTGTTATTCTGGCCAAAGTTGATGCTAATGAGGAGCAAAACAAGATTCTTGCCAGTGAGTTTGATATAAAAGGTTTCCCTACAATTAAGATCTTGAGGTATGGAGGAAGCGTTGTTCAAGATTACAAAGGACCACGTGAGGCGGATGGTATCGTTTCTTACTTAAAGAAACAAAGTGGTCCTGCTTCTACTGAAATTAAATCTGCTGATGATGTTACTGATGTCAATAAGATCATTATC GTTGGGGTCTTCCCAGAGTTCTCTGGCGagaaatatgagaatttcacAGCTCTGGCTGAGAGATTACGTTCTGACTATGAGTTTGCTCATACTTTGGATGCTAAACTCCTTCCTCGAGGGGATTCATCAGTTTCAGGCCCTGTTGTTAGGTTATTCAAGCCTTTTGATGAACTTTTTGTAGATTTCCAG GAGTTCGATGTGGATACCTTAGCAAAGTTAGTTGAAGCAGCAAGCATTCCAACTGTGACTCTATTTAACAAGGACCCCAATAACCATCCTTTTGTTATCAAATTCTTCAACAGTCCAAATGCCAAG GTGGTGTCTCTTGTTTTACGTTTTGGAGCAACGATGTTTGCTAATAGGAGA TATGAACTCTTCCTGTATAATGACAACTACCATGAGCAAAGATAG
- the LOC107805680 gene encoding protein disulfide-isomerase-like encodes MLFVNFNSGLIDTFKSKYHEVAEQYKGNDISFLIGDVEASQGAFQYFGLKEDQVPLIIIQTNDGEKYLKPNVEPDHIASWVKDFKDGKAKPFKKSEPIPEVNSEPVKVVVADTLQDMVFNSAKNVLLEFYAPWCGHCKQLAPILDEVAVSFESDADVMIAKIDGTANDIPQGTFDVQGYPTIYFKTASGKISQYEGDRTKEDIIDFIHNNRDKAADQGSRKEEL; translated from the exons ATGCTGTTCGTAAACTTCAACAGTGGCCTAATTGATACTTTTAAATCCAAGTATCATGAAGTTGCTGAGCAGTACAAAGGCAATGATATTAGTTTCTTAATTGGTGATGTTGAGGCCAGTCAAGGTGCCTTCCAG TACTTTGGACTCAAAGAAGATCAGGTACCTCTAATCATCATACAGACAAATGATGGGGAGAAATATCTCAAACCAAATGTTGAGCCTGATCATATTGCTTCATGGGTTAAGGATTTTAAG GACGGCAAGGCGAAACCTTTCAAAAAATCAGAACCTATCCCAGAGGTTAACAGCGAACCTGTTAAAGTTGTGGTTGCTGACACTCTCCAGGATATGGTTTTCAACTCTGCGAAGAATG TACTCCTCGAGTTTTATGCCCCTTGGTGCGGACACTGCAAGCAGTTGGCCCCGATCCTTGATGAAGTGGCTGTCTCATTTGAAAGCGATGCTGATGTTATGATTGCTAAAATT GATGGTACTGCTAATGATATTCCCCAGGGAACTTTTGATGTCCAAGGTTATCCGACTATTTATTTCAAGACAGCAAGTGGAAAGATCTCGCAGTATGAAGGTGACAGGACCAAGGAAGACATTATTGACTTCATCCACAATAATCGGGATAAAGCTGCGGACCAAGGTTCGAGAAAAGAGGAGCTATAA